Below is a genomic region from Cloeon dipterum chromosome 2, ieCloDipt1.1, whole genome shotgun sequence.
ACCCGTACGGCGCACCACCAAGATCAAAGTCTCGCAGCTCTTTCAAGTCCGTCCGCACCACCTGAAAACGATTGCAAATCAGTTATGTTATAGTCGTCACTAGTTGTTgtgatgaaatattaaaattaaaaatccaaacagACAGTTTTAGGTAATTTTCGAACTTCTGGGCCTTTCTTAGAATATTGTACTTGAAATTCTAGTTAAGTATCAaccaaaaaaagtaaaaaaattattaaaacacaataaaaattttaaactttaacaaatcagaaaattaacgTCACATTTTGGAGACTTTCTAAGCTACTAGGTTTTTTGAACATCTCAAAAATTGTAatctggatttaaaaaagtgtttccgactttaaaaatattttttttttaaattgaattacgtAAATGTTTAGCTTTATAATTAAGCAGCTCTGAAGGCTAGAGCAAAAATCTTGGCATAGTTGCAAAGCTTATGAAActtgcaatttattattttatcctgGCAAAAATTCCTTCTTCTTTGATATCTCGGGAAAGCCATTTTTTCAAAGGCCAAGGGTATTTTACCCTATTTGCGAGCAAAAGTAATGAAAAccacacaaaattttgaaatagccAAAAGAAAGTTTgattagaacaaaatttaatactcaTCACAAGCCTTTTAATTTCGCGATTTTCTCAGAGAATTGGTGGAaacttttggaaaaatcacgaattttcacttttaaactATAGAGGCGTACATTTTTAATCCAACACTAACTAATGGTACCAAAAAAGTACCGCGATTTCCGATTTACTAACCTGATCAGCGTCGACAAAGATGATTTTCTTGACATCAAGCGGGAAGAGGACGTCAAGGAAGAGGATTTTGTAGCCCCAAATCATCCTCTGCTTTTCAGTTTGCTGGTGCAGCCAGCGCGGCCACTTGTACTCGACGAGCGCGTACTCAAAGCCGTACGCCTTGGCCAGGTGCGGCAGAAAGTCCTTGAAGGTGGGCGACAGGTAGTTCTTGAGGAACCAAAATTTGACGGGCGTCTTGGTGTGCTTGACCACGCTGAGCATCATGATGCGCAGGAAGCGCTCGTACAGGTGGCCTGAAGCCAGCGAGAAGATGTTGAGCCGCTCCTCTTCCTTCGCGTCGTCGGTCGCGCTGGATTTGCTAAAAGTACTGCAATTTCAACACAAGAGCGTCAAAGCCGGGCCAAAACAGCGGGCAGGGTCTCTAGCCGCAAAAACGATACTAGCGAGTCAACAAGAGGCACCAACGACTAGCTATTGCTAAAAGCCTGCTTGCGTCACCTCCAGAGAAGATTAGCCACGTATCCGACGGGATTGAGCCAGAAATTTTTCGCTAGCTCCTGTTCACGGAGTCTCTGAATCTTTTTATAATCATTGCGAATCCTTGCGGCCGAGGGAAGAAGAGAGTGAGATCAGAGGATTAGTTAAAATTCGGTACCTAGTAATGGAGTTCCAGATTCCCGGTGCTTCGTCGTCGGCCAGCAGGTCCATATTGAGTTTGTCAGGCTTTTTGGTCACTTTCAGTTTCAGGACGTTGCTTCGGAATGAGGAGATCAGGATGTGGTGGTCCTCGGACTCGGCCGGCGAATCCTCCCCATCAACactatgagaaaaattttatattaaaactaaGACAACCAGACAACCATTTTTCCTGACAggataattcttaaaattaggaTGTGGGGAAATGATTGAATTCTACTTTTAATCCAAAGATATATCTAAGATCACAAGGGGAAAATGCGTTACTACAAATCTTGTTTGTTTTAGTGCCAAAAGAAGGCTCCAACTAAAACAACTAAATTGCCTAATAAACTGCTCAACAACAATAATGTATGTCTCACTTActtcatttaatattaaaaaataaagaaaccaAATTAGATGAATCTAAAATTCAATGGTGTAAAAATGAACTCGCAAGCGCACCTGACGATATCAAAGATTTCAGCTGATCTGCCTTGTCGGAGGCGGAGGAGCCATGATCCTGGGTTGGCCTTGAGCTGGAAGTAGCCCAGGTTGGCCATGACGATTGTGTCCACCAACACCGGATTGTGTCTCGTCCCCAGGGTGACCTGCAGCCCACGTGGAGGGGCTCCAGACATTGCCTCGGAACAGTGGCCCTCGAGGAGCAAAGACGAAAGCTCAAACTCactaaaaattagaaacgtttcatgaattttttacaataaaattaattaaaagaaacgaCATGTCATGggcttcattaaaatcaaaatataacaTGTGGCTTATGTTACTAAATGAAAacgttttgttaaaaaaaaatctcgtaCCTGTGCACGACGCTCATGACGTCTTCAAGCCTAATATTGTCAAGGTCGTAAGGGCTGCGGACAGCCTCAACGAGCCAGTTCTCTGGTGGATGCATGTTTTGCGTGAGCAACACAGACTGGGGCATATTGACAAATCGTGCAGAGGGCCCAGCGGTCATTTTGCCCTCAGCGGTGAAGTGCGGCTCAGCCTCTAGCACGTAGCGGTAGAAGCTCTTGAGTGGCATGTCGCTATGCTTCTCCACGGCGTTCAGGTACAGGTTAATGCGGCAGTTGACCGCCTCGTGCAGCACCATCAGGATCGGCCCCACCTTCTGGGCACCACGGGACACAGGGTCAACCACAACGGAAATGTCGAAGACCGGCTGCTCTGGGTGCTTTGCTGGCAGTTTCACAACACTGCGGTAAGGGAGAATAcaattgtgaattaaaaaatattacggaataaattaattttatcatattaaaaattatatggcGTATTTTAAGGATTATTAAAGTTTTTAGGATATTCTTATTTTGATAAAGAGTTATCAATATCAACATGTATAGatattaaataagaaataagaTTTCATACTAGtactatataaatattttcaacccatctagatttttgttttactacTCTGGTcttaactaaataaatttgaatttttacttcctttaaaagtaaattacatatttttacctGTACTGATCACTGACGAAAGGAATTTCAAATCTACTCTTAGTTGAGGGTCGGGACACAAGTAACGCTACCAGTCTCAATAAAAGATCACTCGACTCTCTGCCTCTGGGAActaaaacaaagcaaaatattgatatcACAGAACATTATGTTATCTCAATAATTTACCTGTATCTGCATCATAAGAATTTTCATCCGCCTTCTTCATGGCCTGCTGCAGCCTGTCTGTGTGGGCGGTCATAGAAAATTTGTCCAGCAGAGCAAAATCGTCAGCCAGGAAGTGTTCATCGTCCTCAAGAGGCCCGAGGACTCTTCCGTTTGCAACAACAGCCCTCGCTCCAGCTGGAATGAGCAGCACAGTTTGACAGTAGTCTGAGAAAGCCTTCAGCAACTCGTCCGCTTCCTCAGACTTAGGGAATGTCTTCAAATCACTCAAATCCAACGTCTGAAAATGGAACAATAAGTATAATTAGGATTAGGAGAGAAGAAGAGTTATACCGCCAAGCCAAGCAGAGagttgaaatcaaaatcaggGTTGTTGTAAATCTTCTGGGCGTTTTCTTCCACGATTATTTGCTTTATAACAGCCTTTGCACCCTGAGCTGGCAGTCGGAGGGCGGCCAGGGCCAGACGAGTTAATTTGGCTTCAGAGGCGCTCTTCACGTTTGGCAACACAGCCACCCTCATGTATGCAGTCGAGTCCTAGAATAAATAAGGTTGAAggtagaataaaataattttgagactGAACTTACcaaattttccaggctttccCGAAGTAGTTTTCTGCCTTCTGGAGTGTCCAAATCAGTTGCGACCCACAAGGTTAAAGGTTGGGTGGCGGCTTCATCCTTATAAGTCAGGTACTTGGCTTGGCTGATGATCCGCGACGTTTTGTCCTTCGGAATCAGGGAGGCAAATGAGGAGGGCCAGTCTTTGGCGCTTTCAACGGAGTTTCCACTCATGTCCAAATACCGACTCTTTGAATCAAGAATCCTCTCGTTTAGTCTGAAATCATTCATTAAAtcttttgcttaaaattgaaataaaaataaaaccttggCATGACGTTGGGTTTGTCCATCAGGAAATCGAGAACGTCGTCACTGTCCGTCAGTTTCCCTTTGTAGACAGCACGCTGGATAGAGGGAGTTTGCGCCATGATTTCCGTCAGCACAGCTTCTTCAAAACCTTCACTGTTCAAGAAGTCCTCAGGCAGAGGCACACCGTTTAATAGCACCTAAGGAGCGGGTACAGCGATTCAGGACATttcttaaattgattttagttGGTTACCTTGGGCAAATGTCTAAATCCTGCTCTGTCAACGAATTCCTTAGCCAGCATTCTTCCAAAATCGTAAGGGGAATCTGGTCCGAAAACCAACTCTGTGTCCACTTGGGGATATTTGGCAACAAGGGCTGCTTCAATGAGGTCGGTGGTTATTTCACCTTCCTCCTCGCCAACAGACGCATAAACCTGAACAAAAAAGAGATGaagatttgaacaaaataccATGTAAAAGTGAAATAAGATTGTAAGAAACTCATTTTTGTGTTGaaagacttttaaaaattgtttatttaatttgaaaatgatctGCTGAATAATAGCTTACagttctaaaattttcagggctttcttcaattttgatttttaaatttaaatgtgcaTCAAGAAGCAAACATTTTTcggtaaaaatttttaaaacaaagacaATTTTATCACTGCAGCAATCCAaccaaataattatatattttaaaagaaaaatcatatttcttaCGTCAGTGATGAGGCTGAGTCCCTGTTgagaatttccattttcggTGGCGTAATTGTAAGCCTCAAGGAGGGCAATCCCTGGATTGGTCTTTCCCGAATCTCCTTCAGCGCCTGTGGCAGCAAGGACGAGGCCAATGCGCAGTGGCGCCTGGTGGATGAGGAAAGACTCGGCCAGCTTGAGCAACGGCCTAGCCTCGACGCTGGCCGGATCGATCACCATGACCAAGTTGTAGATGTTCTTGCGCACCGAGCGCAGCATGCCAGGGAACGTTGGACGTAGCAGTTCCGTCAGGGACGTGCTCCACCGCATGTATTGCTTGTCGTTCTCAATGTCGTTCACCCACTGCACGGCCGAGTCTCTGATGTCCAAGGCATACTCAGTGCCGCCACCAGAGCCGCTGTTTACGCTTGACCCTGAGCTTGACGAGAAGTCCAGCGCCAATAATGAGCCCATTTGGTGCTGTTTCAcacctaaaaaataatttttggaaattaaatacaataaaaaaaaaatgaattcagaaaccacaagataaaaataataattcgagGTCAGGCTATTTCTTAACAGTTCAAAAACAGAAGTTAGCTATGCTTAGAATTTTCCTAGTTAAAACATTGGCCTGTTCTgaggataattaaaattggagaaaattgcaataattgtgctttttttacaataaatccATTATTACTGCACTGCTTTAAACTTGGTGGaggattttcttttgtaattcTAGCAGgagaaacagaaaaatctaataaataattaaattgaatgaaatattactAAACGATTGCCACATCCacgaaaaattgcagcaatttaGTCTATTTTCTAGAGTGAGTAccatatttataatatttttcattaatcctTTGCGGATTTTCCTCttaagaacaaatttaatagttttagaAGGCTCTTCAGAATTGTTTTCCATGCTTACCAACTCCATAGAGCCCCTCCATGGTCCTCAGCTCAGCCCGTGCGGCCTCAAGCAACGCCCCAGCATCCAAAGAGTCGACATCAAAGAAAAGTCCGTTCAAAAACAGGGCCGAGTCGGCGGGTTGCAGACTGAGGGAGGAGAGGAATCCCTCCTGATTCTTCTTGATCTCCTTCTTCAGGTCCTGCGAGACAGCCGTGCGGATCAGGGACCTGGCCTGCAGGGGGAAGTTGTGAGCAATGTGCGTGAAGGTCTTCAAGGCCTCGTCCAGTGGGGAACTCATGATGCGCTCGGCGGCCTGCAGGCTCAGCTCCTGCAGCTGCCACGCCTTCAGCGGCGCCAGTTCGCTGTTGGCGTCGATCAGGTGCTGCCGCAGCTTCGACAGGTTGGCCACCTTATCCGGGTACATGGACCTGAGGATGGACGTAGGTtataagaggaaattttgagttgGTCTGAACACAAACTTGAGCCGTCCAAAGTTGAATCCTTCCACTTCATCCTCTTCTTCTTGGTCCGCTCCACCACCAGCACCGGTTCCATCATCGTCCTTCACCTGAGAGTCGTCTTGGACTTTGTACTCGGTGCTCTTGATCTGCAACTCAACTCCATATCCAGAGAGCAGAATTTTTCCAGCATCTTGTCTCTTGCTCTGTTGTtgtcagtttaaaaatagggatttgcagaataattatttcagtaTACCGGCACAATATAATGGCGAAGGACGTAATCAACGTTGTGCCGACTGGCAGCCTCCTTAAGCACTTTGTGGAAGGTCTGGAACTGCTCTGTTCCGAGCTCAGCGTAAAGCACCGCCGTTGCTCTTTGGGAGATTGACTTGGAGGAAAAGTGATGGTCGATTTTGTACAGAACCGGATTTTCACCCTCAATCACGGCATTTAACTGCGAAACAACTCTTTTTATAAGTCTccataatttgatttgatttgaaataataccTTAGGAATTATTTCTGATGGGTCGCACAAGAGAGTGCCATGGAGATCAACGGCGGCCACGCATTTGCTGTCCTCGAGGCCGCGCTCACGGGCGATTTGAGAGTACATTTCGATGCGAGGAGAGTAGACTCGCATCGAAAGGGCTAGCTTGAGCATCGACTCTTGCGCTGGACTAGCGATCCGCCGCACCTggccaattattatttcgtaCCATTCTTTCTCGCTCACTGCAAAATCAGAAtgtttggtaaaaattcaactaatcTAAATGCGCAAGCCATACATTTTGGTATCGACTTGGGGTCAATGTCATTAATGAAATCAATGAACTTCCACATTAACTCCGGCGACTCTTCTGCCAGATACTCGGCAGTCTCGAGCAGAAAAGGTGTTGATGCCCATTTCGCCTCGATTTGCGTCGTCACAGACTTTGACTTTTTCAGGCTTGGCTTTGCTCCTAGCGTTCTGGAGGAAAACGAGCTAATGGCAAGAAGAACAAGGCAGATCTGGAAAATATGACACGGTCAAGCAACGTCACCCaagagtgaaattaattcgccGGTGCTTACCTGGCTGATTTGGAGTTGCatgattaatttcttttagtGTCTATGCATACCACAGGCCACACCAGAAAAGTTCGAACCCTAACAAGTATTTAGCAAAATATACTTCATTTCTAATTGAGTAAATATCCCTAAGCCGAGCggtttaattgttttaaggaAAACTTTGCCACACAACAACACTTCGCTCGGTACAAAACATGCAGAACAGTTGACGACAGATGATTTCTAGCTGGCCAATCAGAGGCAGACATGTAGGTGAAGCCTCATTAGAGCTGAATATATCGATTAATTTCCATTGACGTAGCGATTTAAGCTACTTTcaactaacaaaataaaattaaaatggataaatttgcatttagaaCTAAGTTAGCACTAAATTAGGCAAAATGTAGCAGTTTATTAGGTCGAAAAGGAATAAGATTTCTTAGTCAGGGTTTATTTCGCGCCACGAAACAAACGACAATCGACACCATCTGCTGGCCGAGCGGGAACAATATTTTGGCGCCCGCAGGAGTAGTGAGAGTGAGGGCCAGCTGCAGATGTTTTCTTCGCACTCCACTCTTCCTAATTTACTTTCTTACAGGTGTTAGATTTTTAGTTGCAGGATGGCCGACGAAAGCTGTAAGTTCCAATAATTAATACATAGAATCTTGCCGATTTacttataattcaattttggctAGCGGTATCATTGTGCCAGGTTCTCCAATGTTCATTGTATGATACCATGCACAATTTTACGTTCCATAGtaatattttacagaattatattttacttgttATGTTCGACTCAATTTACACGTTACGTTTTGCTATTTTATgatattagcaaaaatatttatttattgtcatTGCAGTGGCCACGTCTCGTTCTCGTCGCCAAAAAGCTGACAAACTAGGAAAATTCGCTGCGTTGAAGCAGCTGAAAGAACAAAGAGGAGGCAAACACAAAGCCTCTTTGGACGAAGTAAATAATGTCTACGATTTGGTCGATGAAAAAGAATACAGCAAAAGAGTGTTGAACAGGCAGTGTGATGATTGGATCGTCGATGGTCAgttaatattgattaaatgtttttcgcttaaatattacaattattttcagaggGAAGTGGCTATGTTGAGGACGGTCGGGAGATTTTTGACGACGACCTCGACGAAGAGTCGATTTCCAAGCAGTCGCGGGGAAAAAGTGGCGGCGACCGCAAGAGGAAGAGCAAGCACCAGGACGAGGGGGAAAACTCCAAGGGCAGCGGCAACATCCGCCACATGCTGGCCAACATGCAGCCCAAAAAGAAGAAGGTTGAGGACGTGAACATCGACAATGACGAGTTGCTCGGCGAGTTGATGAAGGACCTGGATGCCAAGCCCCTAGCGCCTCTGCCTACGAGGCCTGTGCAGCGACCAAAACAGCCTCCACCACCTCTCCCGGCCCCCAAACCTGTCAGGCAGGCTGTGAAGGAATCCATTCCTGCTGTCCCTATTCTAATTAAAGAAGAGCCTGTGGAGGTGCCAGAGGTCCCGGCTTCGCAGTTCATCGAAGAAACTGACTCCATGGACTGCTTCTCAGATACAGATTTTGCTGAGGtagattttgtttcaatttatataatttattctaatttaaagTCTGTTTAGTTGGACATCAAAGTTGAAGAGAGCCAGCAGGTTATTCCAGAAACACAAGATTCTGAAGCTATTTTAGAGGAGAAAATGGCAAAACCCGTAGTCCCAGCTGCAAAGTActgagctttaaattttgtactatccattatttattatttattctttcccAGTGCTGAGAGCATCTGGAGCAACATGACCGAGAACATGGGCCAGGAGTCCAAGATGGACGTGACCGCCTCCGAGGTGAAATACACAGACAGCGGGCTGCCAACCGTGAAAGATGCCGCTGGCAACGATGTCGTCCGCATGTATTGGTGGGATGCATTTGAGGATCCATTCAAGCATCCTGGTGTGGTCTACCTCTTCGGCAAGATCCAGGCGGACATCGGCGGAAGTGGCAAGGCCGCCTGGGTCAGCACCTGTCTGATTGTGCGCAATATCGAAAAGCGAGTCTTCCTGCTTCCCAGACAGGtgataaatttatatctttgCCATGTTCCAGTTTTACTCATATTTAAATCGCTTCAGTACAAACTAGAGAAGGGCAAAGAGACAGACGAAGAAGTGAGTGTTGCTGACGTTTACAAGGAGTTCACCTCGTCGGTAGCCAACAAGTATGGCATTCTTGAGTTTAAGTCTCGCACTGCCACTAAAAGCTACTGCTTCGAGAAGCCTGGCATTCCGATTGAAGCAGAGTATTTAgaggtaataatttttataatttttccgaagcaatatcaatttaaaattagacacATTTGTGGAGTTAATTAATGCCATATTTGAAAACGCAACCTCTCGCAACTAAATTCtgccaaaaaaaataattattggagaaattaaattaaattaatttcatgaaaaaatggttttctcaTGAGGAGTTTTTCagctaaaataattcaggATTATTTAATCAGATCATCCAGTTCTCTtctaaaagtttcaaatttaaacattatttttctgacactcaaaacatcaaaattaaagaattggTCTAGTTGATAAtgtgattattaatttttgtttgttaatatTCCCGTTGAACACGTtgcgatgaaatttttatggacTCCATTTAAGTGGGTATAAtatcttgatttatttatcaggTGATGTATTCTGGGGCCAAGGAAAATCTTCCTCAGGATCTGAGCGGTAACACATTCAGCCACGCTTTTGGCACCAACACGTCCAGCTTGGAAACCTTCCTGCTGCATAGGAAAATCAAGGGTCCGTGCTGGTTGGACGTTAAAGGTGCCGTCAAAGTCAACAACCCTGTTAGCTGGTGCAAACTTGAGGTAaggatttttgttcttttggtCAAACCACGTCTTCTGTACATTTCCTGCTTTAGATGACTCTCGATGACATGGACGATATCAGCGTTTGCTTCGAAAAGAAGTCCGCGCCGCCCCTGGTGGCCTTGACCCTCAACCTGAAAATCACAGTCAACCCAAAGACCATGCACAATGAAATCGTCATGGCCAGCTGCCTGGTCAGCAGCAGCTACCCTGTAGACCAGCCTCCTCCACAGCCGGCCTTCCAGTCACACTTTTGCAGTGAGTTCCTGAAAAAATCTTATATGAATTTAttgagctttttaatttgccagtTGTCACGAAACCAAGCGAGGGCAAGTGGCCCTTTGACTACAACGCAACCCTGGGCAAAACTTCCAACTTCAAGTCGACCACCCTGCACAAGGTTGACTCCGAGAGGGCCCTGCTGTCCTTGCTGCTCacgctaatttttaaaacggacCCTGACTTGCTGATTGGGCACGACATTGCCAACTTCGATTTACCAACCCTGCTCACCCGCATCTCCATTCTCAAAGTCGAGAATTGGTCCAGACTTGGAAGGCTGAAGCGAGCGAGTAAAATGGATGGATTGGGAGTATGACAAGGCGTTTTTCAACTTCtactagaaaaattaatttttcctattttcagAACAAGTCATATCAAGCAAAAGTTGCGGTCAGCGGCCGCCTAGTTTGCGACGTCAAGCTCTCTTCGCAAGAGCTGATCAAATCAAGGAGTTACGACCTGGACACGCTGTGCgtgaacattttgaaaatccctGAATCGCAGCGCACCATCTACACTGTCGAGGACATTCGCAACTCTTATAGGTTTGCTGGCCCTCAAATTTACGTTCCCTTGATTAAACTTGTTTATTCCGCAGTACTGGAGCCTCGCTGCGAAGTCTGATTTGTTCGAGCATGCAGGACGCAGCTTTTATCCTCAAGATCATGACTGAAATCAACGCCATTCCTCTCGCTCTTCAGATCACAAATATTGCTGGTAGGTTGCATTTAGTGCAATTCCTTTCCAGGCAGTAATAAATTCGCTTCCCAGGCAATGTGATGTCAAGAACCCTGATGGGTGGTCGTTCTGAGCGAAACGAATTTCTTCTTCTGCATGCCTTCAATGAGCGGGGCTACATTGTGCCTGACAAAGTGTACGGCAAGAAGCCAGTGGCCGCCAAtgtagcaatatttttttacaaaaggtAGAACCATACTAAAGTTTATTTCATTAGGAGGATGACGAGGAGGGAGGTGGTGGCGGAAGCAAGAAAGGCCGCAGGAAGAAGGCTGCTTACTCTGGAGGCCTGGTGCTGGAGCCAAAGAAGGGCTTTTACGATTCTTACATCCTCCTCATGGACTTCAACTCGCTTTATCCAAGCATCATCCAGGAGTATAACATCTGCTTCACCACTCTGCTGATGAATCAAATCACGCTGAAAGCGCCAAAggttaaaatcttttattataTTGGAACTATATTCATGCATGGAGGTTTTAGCTAagatttttaagagaaaagtttcaaaaacaattattttgctattatttttatcatcattTGAGTCAAGTttgcctttaaattaaattattcaatgtaCCAAACtctcattcaaattcaaagcagATTGACAATTTTGCAGCTAGATGACCTGTGTGAATATTTTCACGTTGTTAACTTgtgttaataataaattgtttaataaacAGCCCAAGAAAGAAgcaaatgatgatgatgatgaggacGAGGAAGATGGTGACGGACTCGACGAACTGCTCGCCTGTCTGACCTCAGCTCAAAGCGCCGCAGCTGGCGTTCTTCCTACGGAGATCAAAAAGCTGGTCGATAGTAGACGGAGTGTCAAAGGCATTCTCGCCAAGGGAGTGTCAAAACCTGAGGAGCGGATGCAGCTGAACATCAGGCAAATGGCCCTGAAGCTGACGGCCAACAGCATGTACGGCTGCCTGGGCTTCTCCAACTCGCGCTTCTACGCCAAACACTTGGCTGCTCTTGTCACaggtaaattgaatttttttcgtaactgaagcaaaaattttttcctcaacctatattgaaattttaaatcatgttggatgtatattaaattgattaatttcagcCAAGGGTCGAGATATTTTGATGAACACCAAAAGCCTAGTGGAGAAAATGGGCTTAGACGTTGTTTATGGAGACACAGATTCAATCATGATCAACACACGCAGCACAAGCTTTGACGAAGTTCAAAAATTAGGATTCAAAGTGAGTTTGCTCCCACCAAGCTTTGAGATCTGTTTTAATCACTATTTGTCATCCAGGTTAAAGCAGAGGTCAATAAGATGTACCGGCAGCTGGAGTTGGACGTTGACGGCATCTTCAAGTATCTTCTCttgttgaagaaaaagaagtaCGCAGCTCTCACCATCGCCAGGCTGCCTGATGGCAAGTTCAAGACGGAGCAGGAACTCAAGGGCTTGGACATTGTGCGCAGGGACTGGGCGCCGATGGCCGTTACCACAGGAAAGTACGTATCAAAGAGACTCTTTTAAGAAGTCAGCCTTTACACTAACATTGCCTTTTACAGGTATGTGGTGGACCTGCTGCTCAGCGACATGAACGCTGACGAACGCATCGAGAAGCTGCACGATAAACTAAGTGTAATCCGTGGACAGCTAGAGAAAGGCGAGATTCCCATTGCGCAGCTGGCCATTGCAAAGACCCTGACCAGGCCCCCAGAGCAGTACTCGGATAAGAAGGGTCTGCCGCACGTCGTGGTCGCCATGAGGCTGAATTCCAAGGGAGGAAAGAAGCTGAAGCAAGGTGACACTGTACACTACGTCGTCTGCCAGGTACGCAATGTTTTTTCAGCTAATTTAAGtatacttaaataaaattcttatttttaaggatGGAAGTGACCTGCCAGCGACGCAGCGAGGCTACCACTTGGACGAAATTAAAGCAAATCCGGCGCTCAAGGTGGACATCGACTACTACTTGGCGCAGCAAGTGCATCCAGTTGTGACCCGTCTGATCGAGTGCCTTGAAGGCACGGA
It encodes:
- the DNApol-alpha180 gene encoding DNA polymerase alpha catalytic subunit, which translates into the protein MADESLATSRSRRQKADKLGKFAALKQLKEQRGGKHKASLDEVNNVYDLVDEKEYSKRVLNRQCDDWIVDEGSGYVEDGREIFDDDLDEESISKQSRGKSGGDRKRKSKHQDEGENSKGSGNIRHMLANMQPKKKKVEDVNIDNDELLGELMKDLDAKPLAPLPTRPVQRPKQPPPPLPAPKPVRQAVKESIPAVPILIKEEPVEVPEVPASQFIEETDSMDCFSDTDFAELDIKVEESQQVIPETQDSEAILEEKMAKPVVPAANAESIWSNMTENMGQESKMDVTASEVKYTDSGLPTVKDAAGNDVVRMYWWDAFEDPFKHPGVVYLFGKIQADIGGSGKAAWVSTCLIVRNIEKRVFLLPRQYKLEKGKETDEEVSVADVYKEFTSSVANKYGILEFKSRTATKSYCFEKPGIPIEAEYLEVMYSGAKENLPQDLSGNTFSHAFGTNTSSLETFLLHRKIKGPCWLDVKGAVKVNNPVSWCKLEMTLDDMDDISVCFEKKSAPPLVALTLNLKITVNPKTMHNEIVMASCLVSSSYPVDQPPPQPAFQSHFCIVTKPSEGKWPFDYNATLGKTSNFKSTTLHKVDSERALLSLLLTLIFKTDPDLLIGHDIANFDLPTLLTRISILKVENWSRLGRLKRASKMDGLGNKSYQAKVAVSGRLVCDVKLSSQELIKSRSYDLDTLCVNILKIPESQRTIYTVEDIRNSYSTGASLRSLICSSMQDAAFILKIMTEINAIPLALQITNIAGNVMSRTLMGGRSERNEFLLLHAFNERGYIVPDKVYGKKPVAANEDDEEGGGGGSKKGRRKKAAYSGGLVLEPKKGFYDSYILLMDFNSLYPSIIQEYNICFTTLLMNQITLKAPKPKKEANDDDDEDEEDGDGLDELLACLTSAQSAAAGVLPTEIKKLVDSRRSVKGILAKGVSKPEERMQLNIRQMALKLTANSMYGCLGFSNSRFYAKHLAALVTAKGRDILMNTKSLVEKMGLDVVYGDTDSIMINTRSTSFDEVQKLGFKVKAEVNKMYRQLELDVDGIFKYLLLLKKKKYAALTIARLPDGKFKTEQELKGLDIVRRDWAPMAVTTGKYVVDLLLSDMNADERIEKLHDKLSVIRGQLEKGEIPIAQLAIAKTLTRPPEQYSDKKGLPHVVVAMRLNSKGGKKLKQGDTVHYVVCQDGSDLPATQRGYHLDEIKANPALKVDIDYYLAQQVHPVVTRLIECLEGTDAVRVAECLGLDATSYRQALRREEDEDDSYKQISQFCLSEEERFKNCESFRFKCQNSQCGTTIEMRSAFLENVKPPALVLEKCPNPDCAVKPSSSFPYLQNCLANAIRRHIAKYYECWMVCEDPRCKFRSKEAGNKLQKGNPVCRKCNQSAMFKEYTEHDLHQQIYFYRYIFNLSKYPNYKRDGKKDVAEGHYLTLKSQVDKTIRLSSYCILDLTDIFKKLQVKKTALHKSS